The proteins below come from a single Halobacillus salinarum genomic window:
- a CDS encoding alpha/beta fold hydrolase: MVAQEFALTYPERLKALILSGAFPKVATMGLRFEFFGGIHWIKKSPATLAWLLSKSHFRNSRYKYELREHMAKSNPEVWLSYYEHALIYDCTSRLHELEMPLLFLYGERAVWINHHARFYRNCKDATLVFVDQAFHQIPATHPQYFNPSIHEFLVRKLK, from the coding sequence ATGGTGGCTCAGGAGTTTGCGCTGACTTATCCAGAAAGGCTGAAGGCTCTCATCTTATCCGGGGCATTTCCCAAGGTAGCAACAATGGGGCTTAGATTTGAGTTTTTCGGAGGGATCCACTGGATTAAAAAAAGCCCTGCAACTCTAGCCTGGCTGCTTAGCAAATCCCATTTCCGCAATTCTCGTTATAAATATGAACTGAGGGAGCACATGGCGAAATCAAATCCTGAAGTATGGCTTTCATACTATGAGCATGCGCTCATCTATGACTGTACCTCTCGTCTTCATGAATTGGAAATGCCGCTATTGTTTTTATATGGGGAGCGGGCAGTTTGGATCAACCACCATGCCAGGTTTTACAGGAATTGCAAGGACGCTACACTCGTATTCGTAGACCAGGCCTTCCATCAGATTCCAGCCACGCATCCTCAGTATTTTAACCCATCTATCCATGAATTTCTTGTGCGTAAGTTAAAATAG
- a CDS encoding alpha/beta fold hydrolase, whose protein sequence is MGRKVFKQQHELAELYRLIVVDLSGHGDSEVVNASPDLSFFAKEMKQLIDYLQLEQVVLVGYSCGGWWLRSLR, encoded by the coding sequence ATGGGGAGAAAGGTATTTAAACAGCAGCATGAACTCGCTGAGCTCTACCGGCTTATTGTTGTAGATTTAAGCGGGCACGGAGATTCCGAGGTAGTGAATGCTTCTCCAGACTTGAGTTTTTTTGCTAAGGAAATGAAACAGCTGATCGATTACTTACAGCTGGAGCAAGTTGTCCTCGTTGGATATTCCTGCGGGGGATGGTGGCTCAGGAGTTTGCGCTGA
- a CDS encoding RNA polymerase sigma factor, whose translation MKERNATLESAVEQNYSFLLRTAHSYVKDAMVAEDMVQDALLKALEKFTSFQKTHSFQPWLFKIMVNQCKDYLRSYSNKHVSPWEDHWLSVHKVDTKEPMDVILRKETSSWFYDQMQLLSTDHFEVLYLYYFEDLSIKEISTRTGIKENTLKTRMKRARERLKERLTTEK comes from the coding sequence TTGAAGGAGAGAAACGCAACCCTGGAAAGTGCTGTAGAACAAAATTATTCTTTTTTACTTCGGACGGCCCATTCTTATGTAAAAGATGCTATGGTAGCTGAGGACATGGTTCAGGACGCCTTGTTGAAAGCTCTGGAAAAGTTCACATCGTTCCAGAAAACCCATTCCTTCCAGCCTTGGCTTTTTAAGATTATGGTAAATCAATGTAAGGATTATTTACGAAGCTATTCCAATAAGCATGTCAGCCCTTGGGAAGATCATTGGCTTTCCGTTCATAAAGTAGATACAAAGGAACCAATGGATGTTATTCTTAGGAAAGAAACAAGCAGCTGGTTTTATGATCAAATGCAGCTGCTCAGTACAGACCATTTTGAAGTCCTTTATTTATATTATTTTGAGGATTTAAGCATTAAAGAGATTTCGACCCGAACTGGAATAAAAGAAAACACATTAAAAACGAGAATGAAACGAGCTCGTGAGAGATTAAAAGAACGTTTAACCACAGAAAAATAG
- a CDS encoding SCO family protein produces MKLNRFLLLTLLSALVLVMAACGKKELEDTLDWKVGSFQATTQANNSFSTDEMKGKVWIADLIFTSCETVCPPMTRNMSQLQKKFKEEGLDVEFVSFSVDPKVDTPEKLKEFGKSHGASFKNWTYVTGYSQKDIQTFAKDTFHTLAEKIEGTDQVSHGSSFYLINKDNVVMKKYSGTQDVQYEQIIKDAKVLLNEES; encoded by the coding sequence ATGAAGTTAAACCGCTTTCTTCTGCTCACTTTGTTAAGTGCCTTAGTTCTTGTGATGGCCGCATGTGGAAAGAAAGAATTAGAGGATACGCTTGATTGGAAAGTTGGCAGCTTTCAAGCCACTACTCAAGCAAATAACAGTTTTTCTACTGACGAAATGAAAGGAAAGGTTTGGATTGCAGACTTAATCTTTACATCGTGTGAAACCGTATGTCCCCCGATGACTAGAAATATGTCCCAGCTTCAAAAGAAATTCAAAGAGGAAGGATTGGATGTTGAATTCGTTTCTTTCAGCGTGGATCCTAAAGTAGACACCCCGGAAAAGCTTAAAGAATTTGGGAAATCCCACGGAGCAAGCTTCAAAAACTGGACGTATGTCACCGGCTACAGCCAAAAGGATATTCAAACCTTTGCCAAAGATACCTTCCATACCCTCGCAGAGAAAATCGAAGGGACAGACCAAGTGTCACACGGATCTTCTTTTTACTTAATCAATAAGGATAACGTTGTTATGAAAAAATATTCCGGTACCCAGGATGTACAGTACGAGCAAATCATAAAAGATGCAAAAGTATTGCTAAACGAAGAAAGCTAA